The following coding sequences are from one Rathayibacter sp. SW19 window:
- a CDS encoding glycoside hydrolase family 13 protein, protein MLKALPSPSRADPLWWRDAVIYQIYIRSFADANGDGTGDLAGVRSRLGYLKDLGVDAIWFNPWYVSPLADGGYDVADYRQINPAFGTLEEAEALITDALELGIRTIIDVVPNHVSAEHPWFREALAAGPGSPARQRFWFRQGLGPDGNEMPNHWVSNFSGDTWTRTTNPDGTPGEWYLHLFTPQQPDLNWNHPDVRREHEDILRFWFDRGVAGVRIDSAALLVKDAALPELSDTPGPGEHPNQDRDELHDIYRGWRAVADSYPGARVLVGEIWLPDIDRFAKYLRTDELHTAFNFDFLSRPWDAREFRDSIDETLRAHAPVGAPSTWVLSNHDVTRPVTRYGRDDTSFSFAKKRRGTPTNLTIGQRRARAAALLTAALPGSLYIYQGDELGLPEVEDIPLDRLQDPMHFRSGGIDPGRDGCRVPLPWRGIHPPYGFSPMGAESAPWLPQPAAWARLTAEAQLSNTSSMLWLYREALRIRRQNPALGDGPFAWIDSDTDVLQFRRGPRFLNVTNLSAHGVALPEHVSILLCSNPLENGLLPPDSTAWLRTQQEPPENRDERTTQSRTPHQ, encoded by the coding sequence ATGCTGAAAGCACTGCCGTCGCCGAGCCGCGCTGACCCGTTGTGGTGGCGCGACGCGGTGATCTACCAGATCTACATCCGCAGCTTCGCGGATGCCAACGGAGACGGCACCGGAGACCTCGCCGGAGTGCGCAGTCGACTGGGCTACCTCAAAGACCTCGGAGTCGACGCAATCTGGTTCAACCCGTGGTATGTGTCGCCCCTGGCCGACGGCGGATACGACGTCGCAGACTATCGGCAGATCAATCCAGCGTTCGGAACCCTGGAAGAGGCAGAGGCGCTGATCACAGACGCGCTCGAGCTCGGCATCCGCACCATCATCGACGTCGTTCCGAATCACGTGTCAGCCGAACACCCGTGGTTCCGCGAGGCGCTCGCGGCCGGACCGGGTTCGCCGGCACGACAACGCTTCTGGTTTCGCCAGGGGCTCGGCCCAGACGGCAATGAGATGCCGAACCACTGGGTGTCGAACTTCTCGGGCGACACCTGGACGCGGACCACGAACCCCGATGGAACACCGGGAGAATGGTACCTGCACCTGTTCACGCCGCAGCAGCCCGACCTCAACTGGAATCATCCGGATGTACGACGAGAACACGAGGACATTCTGCGATTCTGGTTCGACCGTGGTGTCGCCGGCGTCCGCATCGATTCGGCGGCCCTTCTTGTCAAAGACGCCGCGTTGCCGGAGCTGTCAGACACACCTGGTCCAGGGGAACACCCCAACCAGGATCGCGACGAACTCCACGATATCTATCGTGGCTGGCGGGCCGTTGCAGACAGCTACCCCGGTGCTCGGGTGCTGGTCGGCGAAATCTGGTTGCCGGATATCGACCGGTTCGCCAAGTATCTGCGAACAGACGAACTGCACACGGCATTCAACTTCGACTTCTTATCCAGACCCTGGGATGCGCGCGAGTTCCGCGATTCCATCGACGAGACTCTGCGCGCGCACGCCCCGGTCGGGGCACCGTCGACCTGGGTGCTGTCCAATCACGACGTGACCCGGCCGGTGACCCGTTACGGGCGCGACGACACGTCGTTCTCGTTCGCGAAAAAGCGCAGAGGCACGCCGACCAACCTGACCATCGGGCAGCGCCGGGCGCGTGCGGCAGCTCTGCTGACCGCGGCACTGCCCGGATCGCTCTACATCTACCAGGGCGACGAACTCGGTCTGCCTGAGGTTGAGGACATTCCCCTGGATCGCCTGCAGGATCCGATGCACTTTCGGTCAGGCGGCATCGACCCCGGCCGAGACGGATGCCGCGTTCCGCTGCCGTGGCGGGGCATCCACCCCCCGTATGGTTTCAGCCCGATGGGCGCCGAGAGCGCACCGTGGCTGCCACAGCCGGCCGCATGGGCGCGTCTCACGGCTGAGGCGCAACTGAGCAACACCTCATCGATGTTGTGGCTGTACCGGGAGGCGCTCCGAATCCGGCGACAGAATCCGGCGCTCGGTGACGGCCCATTCGCGTGGATCGACAGCGACACCGACGTGCTCCAGTTTCGGCGCGGGCCTCGATTTCTCAACGTGACCAACCTTTCAGCGCACGGCGTGGCGCTGCCCGAACATGTCAGCATCCTCCTTTGCAGCAATCCACTCGAGAACGGATTACTGCCCCCAGACTCCACGGCATGGCTACGAACACAGCAGGAGCCGCCGGAGAACCGCGACGAACGCACCACTCAGTCGCGAACGCCCCACCAATAA
- a CDS encoding extracellular solute-binding protein, which translates to MTSRRKAIAIATVALASAALLSGCSSGGSDSSGTVNLVVAPVLPGSTADALTALAARVKEFEKLNPTIKVKAIEYQWTGTTFAAELAGGTLPDVFNVPFTDSKTLANNGQLADITKPFNETSTAKKWNPNVLTVATGNNGKIYGIPWGPYAMALSYNRDLFTKAGLDPNKPPTTLDEIRQDAKIISQKLPGVAGYMQMTTGNTGGWELSTNTYSLGGRLETVGSGGKVTVNTDNAQTKQALSWLHDLRWNDNSMGSNFLWDWSGINQGFASGKIAMYMSGSDVVGSLMQANGVDPSTYGVTTFPVDSSNANAGILSGGNVDVVNVKDTPAQIAASVKWIDFYRTQPSVDKSAAVSNAKTLAAGKQAVGAPTLPVFDKATWQQNQQWIAPYVNVPVSNVKPFTDGIWNQKIVPEPSAHTQDLYAALDSVVQAVLTQQNPNVDTLLKGVDTKIQALIDADSK; encoded by the coding sequence ATGACGTCACGCAGAAAGGCCATAGCGATCGCAACCGTTGCGCTCGCTAGCGCCGCACTCCTCAGCGGGTGCAGTAGCGGCGGCAGCGACAGCAGTGGAACGGTCAATCTTGTCGTCGCCCCTGTGCTGCCTGGATCGACCGCTGACGCCCTGACCGCGCTCGCGGCACGGGTCAAGGAATTCGAGAAGCTGAATCCGACGATCAAGGTGAAGGCGATCGAATATCAGTGGACCGGCACGACTTTTGCGGCTGAGCTCGCGGGTGGAACCCTGCCTGATGTGTTCAACGTGCCGTTCACAGATTCCAAGACCCTCGCGAACAACGGCCAGCTGGCAGACATCACCAAGCCATTCAACGAGACCAGCACGGCGAAGAAGTGGAATCCGAATGTGCTCACCGTTGCCACCGGCAACAACGGCAAGATCTACGGCATCCCCTGGGGTCCGTACGCCATGGCGTTGTCATACAACCGGGACCTGTTCACCAAGGCCGGCCTCGACCCGAACAAGCCTCCGACGACTCTTGACGAGATCCGGCAGGATGCCAAGATCATCTCGCAGAAGCTTCCAGGCGTCGCAGGCTACATGCAGATGACGACGGGCAACACCGGCGGGTGGGAGCTTTCGACGAACACCTACTCGCTCGGCGGGCGGCTGGAGACGGTCGGTTCGGGCGGCAAGGTGACGGTCAACACCGACAATGCTCAGACCAAGCAGGCGCTGAGCTGGTTGCATGACCTGCGCTGGAACGACAACTCGATGGGCAGTAACTTCCTGTGGGATTGGAGTGGAATCAACCAGGGCTTCGCCTCAGGCAAGATCGCGATGTACATGAGCGGTTCGGATGTCGTCGGTTCGCTCATGCAGGCCAACGGTGTCGATCCGAGCACGTATGGGGTGACCACCTTCCCGGTCGACTCGTCGAACGCGAATGCCGGAATCCTCTCCGGCGGCAACGTCGACGTCGTCAACGTGAAGGACACGCCTGCGCAAATCGCCGCCTCCGTCAAGTGGATCGACTTTTACCGCACCCAGCCGAGCGTGGACAAGTCGGCCGCCGTGTCGAACGCGAAGACCCTTGCCGCAGGCAAGCAGGCTGTTGGTGCTCCGACCCTGCCGGTGTTCGACAAGGCCACCTGGCAGCAGAATCAGCAGTGGATCGCGCCATACGTGAACGTGCCGGTGAGCAACGTGAAGCCGTTCACCGATGGAATCTGGAATCAGAAGATCGTTCCGGAGCCCTCCGCACACACGCAGGATCTGTACGCAGCGCTGGATTCGGTCGTTCAAGCCGTTCTCACCCAGCAGAATCCGAACGTCGACACCCTGCTGAAGGGCGTCGATACTAAGATCCAGGCGCTGATCGACGCAGACAGCAAGTAG
- a CDS encoding carbohydrate ABC transporter permease produces the protein MAVSTTSPTRFGASDPDAAPRTGAPVTRATRHHNPITWVQRGGLTTLLFLLPLLIIFGVFSWNPIVQSVIMSFQKTNLVTPAVFVGWDNFVAVFNDPVFWLAVRNTGYFALLALLFGYPLPLVVAVLMSEVKRMKGLYSALAYLPVIIPPVVAVLLWKVFYDAGPTGVFNSILGLFGIPPQPWIQSVTTAMPSLVLQATWAGAGGAIIIYLAALTSVSPELHDAAEADGAGIWTKIWHVTLPQLRGILFITLILQIIATTQVFLQPYLFTSGGPVNSTTTILLLIYQYAFTNSLGGAYGEATALSLMLAIFLAVLSIVYFRVTARWSDN, from the coding sequence ATGGCTGTCTCGACGACTTCCCCCACACGCTTCGGGGCAAGCGATCCCGATGCCGCCCCTCGAACGGGTGCGCCGGTGACGCGAGCGACGCGGCACCACAACCCGATCACGTGGGTACAACGCGGCGGGCTGACCACGCTGCTGTTCCTGTTGCCACTGCTGATCATCTTCGGTGTCTTCTCATGGAACCCGATCGTGCAGTCGGTGATCATGAGCTTCCAGAAGACCAACCTGGTGACGCCCGCGGTGTTCGTCGGCTGGGACAACTTCGTCGCGGTCTTCAACGATCCCGTGTTCTGGCTCGCGGTGCGCAACACCGGCTATTTCGCGCTCCTGGCGCTCTTGTTCGGCTATCCGCTCCCGCTGGTCGTCGCCGTGCTGATGAGCGAAGTCAAACGGATGAAGGGACTGTACAGTGCGCTGGCATATTTGCCGGTGATCATCCCACCGGTCGTCGCCGTGCTGCTGTGGAAGGTTTTCTATGACGCAGGCCCGACCGGCGTCTTCAATAGTATTCTCGGCCTGTTCGGCATCCCCCCGCAGCCCTGGATCCAGTCTGTGACGACAGCAATGCCCTCCCTCGTGCTGCAGGCGACGTGGGCAGGAGCCGGTGGCGCCATCATCATCTATCTTGCGGCGCTGACCTCCGTCTCACCGGAACTCCATGACGCGGCCGAGGCCGACGGCGCCGGCATCTGGACGAAGATCTGGCATGTCACGTTGCCGCAGTTGCGCGGCATCTTGTTCATCACGTTGATTCTGCAGATCATCGCAACCACACAGGTGTTCCTTCAGCCGTATCTATTCACCTCGGGCGGGCCGGTCAATTCGACGACGACGATTCTGCTGTTGATCTATCAGTATGCGTTCACCAACAGTCTCGGGGGAGCCTACGGAGAGGCGACCGCGCTGAGCCTGATGCTGGCGATCTTCCTCGCCGTGCTGTCGATCGTGTACTTCCGAGTCACGGCAAGATGGAGTGACAATTGA
- a CDS encoding carbohydrate ABC transporter permease yields the protein MTTSFLNAEPPGGPSIANGRGRTHRRVDRRRSGAGAPEPDRGILSTTDWRRPPIRVLGGGLHVVLLILLIIAGLLPLLWLLKSAVTPTQDTLTQPLALFPHGIDWSNLSKAWNDVHIGDFFFNTIAMAAGEWAVQLLVATTGGFVLSVLRPKYAKFVSGLVLATLFVPAVVLLVPLYLTILHPPVIGVSMINTYWAVWLPAGASAFNVLLVMRFFDSLPREVFEAAQTDGAGTFRLFFSVVLPMSKPILGVVSVFAITAAWADFLWPNLVLTDISVQPLSVRLPQIQSSTDLGVYLAALAIATLIPVVIFLIFQRTFLSGGGLGGAVKG from the coding sequence TTGACCACCAGCTTTCTGAACGCAGAACCGCCCGGCGGCCCAAGCATCGCGAACGGGCGCGGGCGCACGCATCGGCGCGTCGACCGGCGCAGGAGCGGGGCCGGCGCGCCGGAGCCGGATCGCGGCATCCTGTCGACCACGGACTGGCGCCGGCCGCCGATCCGCGTACTCGGCGGCGGTCTGCACGTCGTGCTGCTGATCCTGCTGATCATCGCCGGCCTGCTCCCGCTGCTGTGGCTGCTGAAATCAGCTGTGACTCCAACGCAGGACACACTGACGCAGCCGCTTGCCTTGTTCCCGCACGGGATCGATTGGTCCAACCTCTCGAAGGCCTGGAACGATGTGCACATCGGTGATTTCTTCTTCAACACGATCGCGATGGCAGCAGGAGAGTGGGCCGTGCAATTGCTGGTCGCAACGACCGGCGGCTTCGTGCTGTCTGTGCTGAGGCCAAAATATGCGAAGTTCGTCAGCGGGCTGGTGCTTGCCACCCTGTTTGTTCCCGCTGTCGTATTACTCGTGCCGCTCTATCTGACGATTCTGCACCCACCGGTGATCGGCGTCTCGATGATCAACACCTACTGGGCAGTCTGGCTGCCTGCGGGGGCGAGCGCCTTCAATGTGCTGTTGGTGATGCGGTTCTTCGACAGTTTGCCGCGGGAGGTGTTCGAGGCCGCCCAGACCGACGGGGCAGGCACCTTCCGGCTCTTCTTCTCGGTCGTGCTGCCGATGTCGAAGCCGATCCTCGGTGTCGTTTCCGTTTTTGCGATCACGGCGGCCTGGGCGGATTTTCTGTGGCCGAATCTGGTGCTCACCGACATCTCCGTGCAGCCGTTGTCTGTGCGATTGCCGCAGATCCAATCGAGCACCGATCTCGGCGTCTACCTGGCTGCCCTGGCGATCGCTACACTCATCCCGGTTGTCATCTTCCTGATCTTCCAACGCACCTTCCTGAGCGGAGGCGGCTTAGGCGGCGCCGTCAAGGGGTAA
- a CDS encoding glycoside hydrolase family 3 N-terminal domain-containing protein gives MRTPRTGTAPALRLAASVVLLGLLAGCGGVAKSTEHSAVSPTPTASPTVTPAPRDPIAEAAEERLANMTLPQKVASLLMLHAPGTDAAALRAFVDQYGLGGLILMGDNIPSSPGALLAQTQAISADPALPVLLGIDEEGGDVTRLPWDTAPGADALKSLAVPATTDAFSQRAAFLQQAGVSVNFGIVADVTADTNSFIYDRVLGTNPADASARVAAAVTAERGKVLSTLKHFPGHGETEADSHRTIPTTALSLANWSVRDAPSFAAGIAAGAPIVMFGHLVYSAVDAQPASLSVRWHEILRQQLGFDGITITDDLRMLQDTGLPQYQNPSENAIAALAAGNTMLLFVTGASVAQDGIDPARVIADIVAAVQSGRISLRQLDEDARMLLLARLTLGSAQH, from the coding sequence ATGCGCACTCCCCGAACGGGCACGGCACCAGCGCTGCGGCTGGCAGCCTCTGTTGTGCTACTCGGCCTGTTGGCCGGCTGCGGCGGAGTTGCCAAGTCGACTGAGCACAGCGCAGTCTCGCCCACCCCGACGGCGAGCCCGACCGTGACCCCTGCGCCGCGCGATCCGATCGCGGAGGCGGCCGAGGAACGCTTGGCGAACATGACTCTGCCGCAAAAGGTGGCCAGCCTGCTGATGCTGCACGCGCCCGGCACAGACGCCGCAGCGCTGCGCGCCTTCGTCGACCAATACGGGCTGGGCGGGCTGATCCTGATGGGCGACAACATTCCGTCGTCACCGGGCGCCCTGCTCGCGCAAACGCAAGCGATCAGTGCTGATCCGGCGCTTCCTGTGCTTCTCGGTATCGACGAGGAAGGCGGAGACGTCACGCGTCTTCCCTGGGACACTGCGCCCGGCGCCGACGCGCTCAAGAGCCTCGCGGTGCCGGCGACGACGGATGCTTTCAGCCAGCGGGCGGCGTTCCTCCAGCAGGCTGGTGTAAGCGTGAATTTCGGGATTGTCGCGGATGTCACCGCGGACACGAACTCGTTCATCTACGACCGTGTGCTCGGAACGAACCCGGCGGATGCCTCCGCTCGCGTCGCTGCCGCGGTGACAGCAGAGCGGGGAAAAGTCCTCAGCACGCTCAAACATTTTCCCGGCCATGGTGAGACCGAAGCAGATTCGCATCGCACGATTCCGACGACGGCCCTCTCCCTTGCCAACTGGAGCGTGCGGGATGCGCCGTCGTTCGCGGCGGGCATCGCTGCCGGAGCCCCGATCGTCATGTTCGGCCACCTCGTCTACAGCGCGGTCGATGCTCAGCCGGCCAGTCTGTCCGTGCGCTGGCACGAGATTCTGCGTCAACAACTCGGGTTCGACGGAATCACCATCACCGACGACCTGCGAATGCTGCAGGACACCGGGCTGCCTCAGTATCAGAACCCTTCTGAGAACGCGATCGCGGCGCTCGCCGCCGGTAACACAATGCTCCTGTTCGTAACCGGTGCGAGTGTTGCGCAAGACGGCATCGATCCGGCCCGAGTGATCGCAGACATCGTGGCGGCGGTTCAGTCCGGGCGGATCTCCCTGCGTCAACTCGATGAGGATGCCCGCATGTTGCTGCTCGCCCGGTTGACGCTCGGTTCGGCGCAGCATTGA
- a CDS encoding FUSC family protein — MKFAQALRAASRVPFLQTAKAAVATVAAWLIASALLPEQVPVFAAIAALLVVQPSVNQSFGKAVERTIGVIVGVLVAYVVIVVFGRSSWAVLLAIVVAIFIAWALRLTVGTANQVPISAMLVLSIGATNPDYAFNRIIETMIGAAIAIIVNLVIVAPILLAPAQDAVRALTEELAATLERLAGALVAPQTTAELAEMLLTARLLRPMQVRAQTTLTQAEESLTFNPRGSKHKRTLGGEQELFARMPALVTRALGMTRAVHDHYDDSLRSEPTVKAIADELSRAAHDLRLIAAHATEATAAAAQPAAGAPIEPEDLELTAPLIITTPHPQHWVLLGSLLEDLRRIHEEIVGSSG; from the coding sequence GTGAAATTCGCCCAGGCACTGCGCGCCGCATCCCGCGTGCCCTTCCTGCAGACCGCGAAAGCCGCCGTGGCCACCGTCGCAGCATGGCTAATCGCCTCGGCCCTCCTCCCGGAACAGGTGCCGGTGTTTGCCGCGATCGCGGCGCTTCTGGTCGTGCAGCCGAGCGTGAACCAGTCGTTCGGCAAGGCCGTCGAGCGTACGATCGGCGTGATCGTCGGCGTCTTGGTCGCCTACGTCGTCATCGTGGTCTTCGGCCGGAGCAGCTGGGCGGTGCTTCTCGCGATCGTGGTTGCGATTTTCATCGCCTGGGCACTGCGACTGACCGTCGGCACCGCCAATCAGGTGCCGATCAGTGCGATGCTGGTGCTTTCGATCGGCGCGACGAATCCGGATTACGCGTTCAATCGCATCATTGAGACAATGATCGGGGCCGCAATCGCGATCATTGTCAATCTGGTGATCGTCGCTCCGATCCTGCTGGCCCCGGCACAGGATGCCGTGCGAGCGCTGACCGAGGAGCTCGCCGCAACGCTCGAGCGTCTTGCCGGCGCTCTCGTCGCGCCGCAGACCACGGCCGAACTCGCCGAAATGCTGCTGACCGCGCGGCTGCTGCGTCCCATGCAGGTCAGGGCGCAAACGACGCTGACCCAGGCTGAGGAAAGCCTGACGTTCAACCCGCGTGGTTCCAAGCACAAGCGAACGCTCGGCGGCGAACAAGAGCTGTTCGCCCGGATGCCAGCACTCGTGACGCGCGCCCTCGGCATGACGCGCGCCGTGCACGACCACTATGACGACAGCCTGCGCTCTGAGCCGACCGTCAAGGCGATCGCAGACGAACTATCGCGGGCCGCGCACGATCTGCGGCTGATCGCCGCGCACGCGACGGAGGCGACGGCCGCGGCGGCGCAGCCTGCCGCCGGGGCACCGATCGAACCAGAGGACCTGGAATTGACCGCACCGCTGATCATCACGACACCACACCCACAGCACTGGGTGCTGCTCGGCTCTCTGCTGGAGGACCTGCGCCGCATTCACGAGGAGATCGTCGGAAGCTCCGGTTAG